The segment AGCCAGTATTGTCGCTCAGATTCGGGAGGTCATGGCCGTGGATGTGGAGCCCGATGGGCTCACTTTTGATCCCGACTCGATCCAGTTCGAACGGATTACCGAGGATGCCGATTACGAAGGGATCAGGGTTCGATTTCGTGGAATGCTGGACTCCGCAAGGGTCAACATGCAGGTGGATATCGGCTTTGGCGACATCATCTATCCCGGACCGGAAGAATCGGATCTGCCAACCATGCTGGATTCTCCCATACCGAGGCTGCTTTGCTACAGCCGTGAAAGCGCTATTGCGGAGAAGTTCGAGGCCATGGTGAAACTCGGCATATTGAACAGCCGCATGAAGGATTTCTATGATATATGGCTCCTTTCCCGGCAGTTTGATTTCGATGGGATGAAACTGGCCGAGGCAATTCGTCTGACCTTCCAGAGAAGAGGAACTTCGC is part of the Deltaproteobacteria bacterium genome and harbors:
- a CDS encoding nucleotidyl transferase AbiEii/AbiGii toxin family protein — translated: ASIVAQIREVMAVDVEPDGLTFDPDSIQFERITEDADYEGIRVRFRGMLDSARVNMQVDIGFGDIIYPGPEESDLPTMLDSPIPRLLCYSRESAIAEKFEAMVKLGILNSRMKDFYDIWLLSRQFDFDGMKLAEAIRLTFQRRGTSLPPRIEAFEQPFIDAKQIQWSAFHKRLQQDHVPESFKDVVSVVEDFLAPLTTLLSQDNPKPLIWPASGPWA